One window of the Microtus ochrogaster isolate Prairie Vole_2 chromosome 10, MicOch1.0, whole genome shotgun sequence genome contains the following:
- the Ifne gene encoding interferon epsilon — MMHLQLPEMVLLLLTSSTLSSLEPKLLLFQSRMNGESLQLLKPLPISSVLQCLAHRKNFQLPQQAVSRHQGQKGHALAVLHEILQQIFNLYWTHVSPGAWEENHIERVLAALHQQLKYVESLTGLQAEQKSSSLSVQNLRLQIKAYFRRIHDYLENQRSNSCAGVIVQIEASRCMSFVLRLTGWLNKQEPDP, encoded by the coding sequence ATGATGCACCTACAGCTCCCTGAAATGGTGCTGCTGCTCTTGACTTCTTCCACTCTCTCCTCCCTAGAACCGAAACTGCTTCTCTTCCAATCAAGAATGAATGGGGAAAGTTTACAGCTTCTGAAACCTTTGCCCATCTCATCAGTCCTGCAGTGTCTAGCACACAGGAAGAATTTCCAGCTTCCTCAGCAGGCTGTGAGCCGTCACCAGGGCCAAAAGGGACATGCACTGGCTGTTCTGCACGAGATCCTCCAGCAGATCTTCAACCTCTACTGGACACATGTTTCTCCAGGTGCTTGGGAGGAAAACCATATAGAAAGAGTCCTAGCGGCGCTTCACCAACAGCTGAAGTACGTGGAGTCGCTAACGGGACTACAAGCAGAGCAGAAGAGCAGTAGCTTGAGTGTGCAGAACCTTAGGTTACAGATTAAAGCGTACTTCCGGAGGATCCACGACTACCTGGAAAACCAGAGGTCCAACAGCTGTGCCGGGGTCATTGTCCAGATAGAAGCCAGCCGCTGTATGTCCTTTGTGCTCAGGCTCACAGGATGGCTGAACAAACAAGAACCAGACCCTTGA